The Capsicum annuum cultivar UCD-10X-F1 chromosome 1, UCD10Xv1.1, whole genome shotgun sequence sequence gatgcaatcctgtcaggacagtgaaatacTCTGAGTCTCCTAACACACACATTTTTACACAACAATCttgaagaaataataaatattgtTTTTAAAGGTTGTAAAAGACCATCAGTATTTTGAGTGTGTTTTagtgtgtttttggtataaaaaagaagacttgCTTGAAGTAGCTTATGAAATTTCAAGTTTAGAGGAAGGTGAGATGAACAATGGTTAGCAAGTTGGGTAGGAATTCAGTTCTGGCCTAGGTTGTCCATTGATCGGTTGCATCATCTATATCCATTTTATAATGGGGAATTTCTACTATACTTCATATAAATAGAAATTGTAATGGTTACTACTAAACTCATAAATATTGTTATATCACAACTTCTGCTTAATGCTTAAAACAGTAACAAAAATTTTCAGAAAGAGAAAGAATCATATTAAAGAATTAGATGAGTAacagaatataaataaaaattataattgaagtaatGACCCATCCTTATTTGAAGAAATACATAAATGGGTCAAATAAACCGCTCAAAGTCTTACAAACAAAGAAGTGAGAAGACTGAAAAAAGAGGGAGGAAAGAAGAACTTTACCAGAGGAGTAGAAAACCTCTAGTTGAAAATACCAAGCTGACAAATTCATATTTAGTATATATTGACTTAACTACAACTTTTAAGCTTCTATAATTTAAGATTAAAGGGGGAAAAACTTGATTCATATACCCATTTAAGGAGAATCATTTAGTTTCCATTATTTTAGCTctttaaattctaaaaattctAACTGGTTTTTGTTCTTCTAAAAACCCTTTCAGATCACCTTGCAAATTATCTATATCTTTTAAATGAATTGCATAGCAAATAAcaacttttatataaataaataatgagtTGTGCTTAACTATCATTTACGTTGATAGAATTACTCCATTCCAACAGATATTGGTAAGCTAAGAATAATGTTTAGACAAGGGAACAATGAATTACTATTTGATTAAATAGatattttacaatattttaaGTGTAAGGATAAAATGGTAATCCAACTTTTAATCTGTTTTGTTTGGTAATCCAACTTTGAATttgttataatataatataatatgactACATCCTTTTATATGTAGCTTCTTTTTGTTGTCTACTTCTAACACGAGACTTTTGTTCGCGCACACTCAAAACTATCATGTGGCCTATCACCAAAATTTTTTGGTTTAACATGTTGCGATGTTATCCACTTTTGTTAAAGGCCGCAAGTTTTTCCTAGAAAGCCCTCACACCATTAAGATTACTCCTAAGTCCCACCCttatatataatttctttttccATCAACTTCCAATATGATATTCCTTTTTGCgcatccaatatatatatatatatatatatatatatatatttgggtttTCTAACTGTTGATAACAAAGGTTTTCTTACACAATTGACTTGATAAAACCTTTGATGCAGGCAATAACTATCAACACAAATGGATGGACTGATGCAGGGCATGCTGTAAATCAAGTGTATGACATTCTTTACATGATGGGGCGTAACGATGTTGCTGTTGGTGTGGGAGGTGAAGGTGGAATACGTTCCAACGGTACAATTATGCCGGATGTTGGAGGATATCTCCCTATTATTGATCAGgtgagaaaaattatccatttACTCTACCTTTGGCACAATTCTGAAAGTTTAAATTAAGCATTTGTTGCTCATGTCAAAATATCGTTGCATTATACATCTCCATGCATGCTTGCCCTTTTCCTGAATATGCTACTGATGTTTCACTGATTTGTCAGGAAGATGGAACCGCTGGATATTGTAGATATAGACAAGCTGTACCTATTGGTCGCGGAGGACGCTTGGACATCGACTCAAATTATGGATTCCGAAAGAGTTTCCTTCCACAGGTACCATTCTCCCCGTCTTAATCATATCAATCAAAATTTTGCAATGATGCCGTGTATAGCATTTAAAAGTGTTGATCTGTTTCAAGActatataattattctcataCATGAATGGTAAAAGCTTTACCTGGATGGCTACTGAATGTGAAACTGTAGAATTGACAATAATTCGAGGATATGTTTCGTTCTATCCCTCATAGAATTACTCTAACTAGATGATGAAGCTTAGTTCTCATAACTTTGTTCTCCTTTATTTGATATGTGCGTATAACTTGTGTTGTAACTATTACGGGAAACACTTTTTTCACTAACACTTGTATGGAATTCTTTAAAGCTTGAGGTGTGCTTTTGTGTCACTGTCCGTAAGGATATTTCAACCGGCACAGATATATCTCCAAGAATTCAACAAActcttctaatatataattagaaGTCATAAACTAACAAAGATTCCTAAAGACATAAAACCCAGGATACttataaaatatggaaagaaGTAATTTGTTTTTTCCTCTCGTCTCTTAAGAAAAAAGAATTATCCTAGGAACTCACTCACAACTTAAACCATTTGTCATATATATAGTGGAAGAAGATCATTTTATAGAAATGGAGTTATGACAATATTTAATCGTCAGATTAATGATCACATTAATCTTCCAACGGCTATATATTGAATAGTCATAATAATGAATCAAAATCTTAATGACccaattaaatacaaaaataatggtTATAGTGAAGATAACTAATGGATCCAAagttgatgtatatatatatatatatatatatatatatatactagggACGTGTTTTAAAGCCGTGCGGTCCTGGGCCCAAAGCGGATAATATCGCTAGTGAGTTGGGGAGTTATCGGGGTCTCTCATGCCTTGATGGTTCGGAGTgctcgtcgcggccagggccccgacttgggtcatgacaaaaatggtatcagagccgctaTTGTGTCAGCCCtgtcgatgtgggccagagtttAAACTGAGTTTAGGCAAATCTAGataaggcggggcaaacctcagtcttGAGTCTAGGCAAATCTCATTcagtggggcaaacctcagcaaGGACGTTGAGTCCATAAGGGGGTGTATGTGACACcacaacttaggataaggagtcccacatcggcaaaacacaggagggatgttgggtatataagtaagcaagcatTACTCTCTAGTAACGCATTTTAAAATCGTGCAAGCCTGGGcctagagcggacaatatcactagtgggttggggagttacaggggtctctcaggccttgATGGTTCAGGATacccatcgcggccagggcctcggctctGGTCGTGACAAGAAATATGTAACAATCCCAACTTAGAATAAAAAGTCTCACATTGACAAAACACAGGACGGATGCTGgatatataagtaagcaagccttactccctagtgatgtaTTTTAAAGCAGTGCGGGCCTGGGtacccagagcggacaatatcactagtgagTTGAGCTGTTACAGGGGTCTCTCAGGCTTTGATGCTTCTACATGCCTATCGCGGCCAGGACCTCAACTCGGGTCGTGAAAAGAATGGTATCAGATCCACTCTTGTGTCATCCCTATCAATGTGGGTCAGAGTTTAAACTGAGTTTAGGAAAATCCCGATAAAGCGGGGCAAACCTTAATCTTGAgtctaggcaaatcccattcagtggggcaaacctcagtgagGATGCTGACTTTATAAGGAGAGGTGTATGTAACAACCATAACTTAGGATaaagagtcccacatcggcaaaacacaggagggatgttgggtatataagtaagcaagccttactccctatTGACCCATTTTAAAGTCGTACGTGCCtgggcccagagcggacaatattaCTAATGGGTTGGGCCATTATAGGAATCTCTCGGGTCTCAATAATTCGGGATGCTCGTTGCGGCTAAAGTGATACAAGTGCAACTAGCTcaagaccattcacacgtagccaaacTCGGGAGTTGCAAAAACTtcaagccatgttcatgcaaaGGGTCGTGTGTGAGAGTGTAATTAATTCATCTAAGGGATTTCATGTTTTTTGAAGTGTATGTTTATTACACTCCAAAGCCACCCAACACCAAGGCTAGAAtggtcatttttctttcattttgtggAGTACTATATATAGCCAATATTAGGGCTATTTCTTTCACttagttcattcatgatattttgagacaacaaatacttgtaatattttggaacttctctcttccattggagaagcttaaattcaaaacttataagtaaagtgatacttgtgttgtatcttagctagaaactaggatcttgaggtcatagagttcctcttggtccaagtaagaacttggtgttgataTTCTTTAGTATTAGGGTCCTCTCttattgttagggttcttagactcttgaatattgtatgtcaagttactatccttcttgtaatcttgttaatattgtgttgttggaatcttgaagtctagtgtagccatgtggggctctttcgattcactagaattaTTGTTGACTTGCTGGTTCTTGTTGATAATTTCATCTTCTTGTTCTAAAAACGTGATTCTTGAAgcctagtgaagctgtgtgtggcctatttcgataccctagcacttgttgttcatatgttgttcttgttgttgttagtttCTTGTGTTGTAAACTTGATGTTGTATCACTTAGTATCAAAGCTcaaggttttttttttcttacaaaacTAATCTTGGGAAGATCTTACCAAAATTAGAAACATTGTGTTGTGTTCGACCTTAGCCGAAACTTGAAGAAATATTGTGTTGACTTGTCCAAGAGTTTTGTGACTAGATCTAGTAATCTTTTACTTGTCTAGTGTGTTTCTAGTATTGGTTtatttctcaccaacactaaaagtgtctagatctaaagttgagcttataaAATTGACCATTGTTGTGGTGACTTGAAGATGGTCATAtgttttatgttgttgttgacaatTGGTGGCGttatggtgtgttcttgaagaagttgttattgtgttcttgaaggtttttgtggtgttcatcttgttcttcatctattcttaaaacttaagacaacaaaaaaaaagtgtaaaatagatccaaaaagttgtaagacaagagttgtaaagttgtttgtgagaagacttgtacacatcacttcctagacttaACAACCACTTTTTCTTAAATCAAGGGACCCTGTCTTGTGGGACTAaagtcaaatctcacctttttgagtttGAAAGGTTGAAAAAGACTAcaagacttttatttttcctccaatatcaagttatccattacaaaaaaattatgtaaagattaagacttcaagttgatgaacaaaTTATGTAGGTCGTGACTGATTGTAAGCTACCACATCACCCTAAAACACTGTTCACGTCaagattaagctcaaatttggattttcttagtttctaattgttgattcttggctTACCTTAGTTGTTCTAAGAACTAACTAACAAACTAGTACACTCCTACTAGTTTGTTACTTAGTCCCTTGAAGCCTTGAGtttgtgtcatcattttcttGTGT is a genomic window containing:
- the LOC124898672 gene encoding uncharacterized protein LOC124898672, with the translated sequence MMTADFQLRLPVKSRLLARFHWREMVAVVEGVQQILLDTDMDTDDFFALLYILKLNRSEMDLKAITINTNGWTDAGHAVNQVYDILYMMGRNDVAVGVGGEGGIRSNGTIMPDVGGYLPIIDQEDGTAGYCRYRQAVPIGRGGRLDIDSNYGFRKSFLPQVETS